A genomic region of Aspergillus oryzae RIB40 DNA, chromosome 1 contains the following coding sequences:
- a CDS encoding uncharacterized protein (predicted protein): MTPFLSLFDMLWAAEATMVQSHIDRRRMSQEQGHSLVAALDVDDIFDHARENKLKLAKTVLAAFNDEFTAPPLQILATVVLSQNAEAHPPLQTRRIRDTWAQLSRIREVCEASLSHLVRWLINRRVQLWGCNGELEATSHHYQQNLTEWLQLSPLQEANPSNRQDEVLYVVDCPAGHSVPRSLLEERMDKNACEQLRANSQMLTLNIYCPLCPTNTKIQHARMVEAARLSQPRIGFETASTRSYSFPDSISRDTTSSSSLSHSTSHSSVRVDSGDGTWSPISPATFKPVFSPMNSKHSPTTPSDPHNSFLARAKTDFLYEKSTAKSFPRELKNVSLPFSTGSSLFRRVSVKKNHLPREPRFCFSASGRSLFLWGVGSNWVARFETPSAGAQKPSSHRYDVSGVQYVAAGDQRCAVIAAVGEHYELLVFKGLGLSAEAHLPIEIHNPSLPPIHMVMSRDDRYVAFTLKNEVRVYEIIAGGIVRVSFGDTGDPSASLYDMTPAPTHIASPLGNDGTPGQEAIIERKLQFSVDGKYFVIATHLTDCNAYVDVWDLSLKRWDTVPGKSQSFRLSHEFPKSSSVADKDMLKDPNSTRITHAAQSASGSQFAIANGMNQIYLFDSIASGSTRVSRMKKASHKISSSVFRPGYLSLAFPQDDEILLFWMDNGKLMLRTVRLHEGTQTSKDYDLRSDFDRLILERPTADAQLRRASLLSKQQSPELDGMQFCCTL, encoded by the exons ATGACCCCCTTCTTATCTTTGTTTGACATGCTATGGGCCGCCGAGGCGACAATGGTACAGTCCCATATAGATCGCCGCCGTATgtcccaagaacaagggcaTAGCCTAGTTGCAGCACTGGACGTGGACGATATCTTTGATCATGCGCGAGAGAACAAATTGAAACTAGCGAAGACGGTTCTAGCGGCGTTCAATGATGAATTCACGGCACCTCCGCTACAAATCCTTGCGACAGTTGTGCTAAGCCAGAATGCGGAAGCTCATCCACCACTCCAAACACGAAGAATCCGGGATACTTGGGCTCAGCTATCTCGTATTAGGGAAGTCTGCGAAGCATCACTAAGTCATCTGGTGAGATGGCTTATCAACCGCAGAGTCCAGTTGTGGGGTTGCAACGGAGAGCTAGAGGCTACCTCACACCACTATCAACAGAATCTCACAGAGTGGTTACAGCTTTCACCCCTCCAAGAAGCGAATCCATCAAATCGTCAAGATGAAGTACTTTACGTTGTGGATTGCCCTGCTGGCCATTCAGTTCCCAGGTCATTACTAGAAGAGCGAATGGACAAAAATGCGTGCGAG CAATTGCGAGCAAACTCTCAAATGCTTACACTGAATATTTACTGCCCTTTGTGTCCAACAAACACGAAAATACAGCATGCACGGATGGTGGAAGCTGCCAGGCTTTCCCAACCACGCATCGGCTTCGAAACGGCCAGTACTAGAAGCTACTCCTTTCCCGATTCTATTTCTCGAGACACGACCTCCTCAAGCTCCCTCAGTCATTCCACCAGCCATTCATCGGTGCGTGTAGACTCAGGCGATGGAACATGGAGTCCGATCTCGCCTGCGACTTTCAAGCCAGTTTTCAGTCCGATGAATAGCAAACATTCTCCTACAACACCCTCTGACCCACATAACTCATTTTTGGCGCGTGCTAAAACCGATTTTTTATATGAAAAGTCCACCGCAAAGTCGTTTCCTCGAGAGCTGAAGAATGTCTCTCTACCCTTCTCCACTGGTTCTTCCCTGTTTCGACGGGTCTcagtgaagaagaaccaTTTACCCCGTGAACCCAGATTCTGCTTCTCTGCGTCAGGCCGgagcctttttctttggggCGTTGGAAGTAATTGGGTGGCCAGGTTTGAGACACCCAGTGCAGGAGCACAGAAGCCAAGCAGTCATCGATACGATGTTTCCGGCGTACAATACGTTGCCGCCGGAGACCAGCGCTGCGCGGTGATAGCCGCTGTTGGAGAG CATTACGAGCTTCTGGTATTCAAAGGGCTTGGCCTGAGTGCCGAAGCTCATTTGCCGATCGAGATCCACAATCCATCCCTACCTCCTATCCATATGGTTATGTCTCGCGACGATCGATACGTTGCATTTACCCTCAAAAATGAAGTTCGAGTTTACGAAATTATTGCCGGCGGTATTGTAAGAGTCTCATTTGGGGATACCGGAGACCCCAGCGCATCTCTGTACGATATGACTCCGGCGCCAACGCACATAGCCTCGCCCCTAGGAAATGACGGTACCCCAGGGCAAGAAGCGATCATTGAAAGAAAGCTTCAATTCTCGGTTGACGGGAAATATTTCGTCATTGCGACACACCTTACCGACTGCAATGCCTATGTTGACGTGTGGGACCTGTCCCTCAAACGGTGGGATACTGTCCCTGGTAAATCACAGTCGTTTAGGCTTTCTCAC GAATTCCCCAAATCATCTTCGGTCGCCGATAAAGACATGCTTAAAGACCCAAATAGCACCCGCATAACCCACGCAGCCCAATCCGCCTCCGGATCGCAGTTTGCGATTGCGAACGGCATGAACCAGATTTACCTATTCGATTCCATTGCTAGCGGATCTACGCGCGTGTctcggatgaagaaagcCTCGCATAAGATCAGTTCGTCGGTTTTTCGGCCCGGCTACTTAAGCTTGGCCTTCCCACAGGACGACGAGATTCTCCTTTTCTGGATGGACAATGGAAAATTGATGCTCCGGACGGTGCGATTGCACGAGGGGACCCAGACATCTAAAGATTACGATTTGCGCTCCGATTTTGACCGGCTGATCCTTGAACGGCCCACGGCTGATGCGCAACTCCGGCGAGCTTCCCTGCTTTCCAAACAACAAAGCCCTGAGCTGGATGG CATGCAATTCTGTTGCACATTATGA
- a CDS encoding glycoside hydrolase family 16 protein (predicted protein): MTLSCYIMAMVMTILMLSYLADAQTFTSCNPTKTNCPKDPAFGTSATFDLTKSLPNKWKTVGTVTQDKDGVALTVAKKLDGPVLQSDFYIMFGRVEYTIKAAPGAGIVSSAVLQSDCLDEIDWEWLGGDNAQVQTNYFGKGDTTTYDRGAFHPDPGNHETFKTYTIDWDSNRILWQIDGNTVRTLEEKNAKGQYPQTPCFIKVGPWAAGDPSNSPGTIEWAGGQVDYLKGPFTMFLKSIKVTDYSSGSEYEYTDKSGSWKSIKAIDGSVKGDSSGATTSSSTVYATASLTSSIPDTSPTTSIHDNNTASNSTSNPTSNPVTASTSPSSPSSSQPPLATGAASKSSLNKYLTILLLLAAPLAI, encoded by the exons ATGACCTTGTCATGCtacatcatggccatggtcATGACCATCCTGATGCTGTCTTATCTGGCAGATGCTCAAACCTTCACTTCGTGCAATCCCACAAAGACTA ACTGTCCGAAAGATCCTGCCTTTGGAACCTCAGCTACATTCGATCTTACCAAGTCGCTACCTAATAAATGGAAGACTGTTGGAACTGTCACCCAAGACAAGGACGGCGTGGCGTTGACCGTCGCGAAGAAGCTCGACGGCCCCGTGCTCCAGTCCGACTTCTACATCATGTTCGGTCGAGTGGAATACACCATCAAAGCTGCACCGGGCGCTGGTATAGTCAGCAGTGCAGTTCTTCAATCAGACTgtctggatgagattgattgGGAGTGGCTGGGTGGAGACAACGCTCAGGTTCAGACGAACTACTTTGGAAAAGGCGATACCACTACTTATGACCGTGGTGCCTTTCACCCAGATCCCGGGAACCATGAGACGTTCAAGACTTATACTATCGATTGGGATAGTAACCGGATTCTCTGGCAAATTGATGGCAATACCGTTCGTAcattggaggaaaagaacgCCAAGGGACAGTATCCGCAGACACCCTGCTTCATCAAGGTGGGCCCTTGGGCTGCTGGAGATCCTTCCAATTCTCCAGGAACAATTG AATGGGCTGGTGGCCAGGTCGACTATTTGAAAGGACCTTTTACCATGTTCTTGAAATCGATCAAGGTCACCGACTACTCGTCTGGCTCTGAGTATGAATATACGGATAAGTCTGGTTCATGGAAGTCTATCAAAGCAATTGATGGCAGTGTCAAGGGCGACAGCTCAGGGGCGACCACATCCTCTTCTACAG TCTACGCAACGGCCTCACTTACTTCCTCAATTCCCGACACCTCACCTACGACTTCAATCCACGACAACAACACCGCCTCCAACTCTACATCCAACCCTACCTCCAACCCCGTGACAGCATCCACATCACCgtcctccccttcctcgaGCCAACCACCACTAGCCACCGGCGCAGCAAGCAAGAGTTCACTAAACAAATACCTCACAattctactactactggcCGCCCCGTTGGCAATATGA
- a CDS encoding OPT family oligopeptide transporter (sexual differentiation process protein ISP4) — translation MPRYAEAPADGSEVSSGSQLTKRVNKSEEPYETVTEQKATGHPRETDGEDSLGSRGDDDVLYVKGHPVIRNGNRLCADVSKFIVSVRDDGDPSLTFRSIVLGSVFTALSSVITMLYVFKPYQAQVSAVFLQLLVYVFGEAWARLTPRPDRFKWKWLQTVLTFLNFGQRFTIKEHVVAALIASSGNNGLNGVEVYAVERLFYNRGVSATTAVLGTFSMALCGFVLAGIMRPLIVYPGEMVYWSTLPQVVLYQNLHFDRRANKDRLTKFGWAMLLTAVWELFPAYIMTWLSGFSIFCLASMNAPKHTRTIFSTIFGGASSNEGMGLFNFSLDWQYIQSTYLSLPIKQQLNTWIGYVILYAAILGLYYSNAWDAKTFPFMSTSLFQSNGTQFSTSSVINSQGTIDFTKLEETGLPSLTSATVWGYLTQNLAIGALITHVFIFYGKDMVLAWKQSRSKTQPDPHYQAMLKYKEVPMWWYLVLFILAFVAGLIVNIKGETTLPVWGYIVSLLLGAFIAPFSCVLYGLYGTGVSTNQLSKMVAGALHPGRPLANLYFASWSHQCILLSVNLANWLKVGQYTKVPHRVMFATQIYGTLLGAALNYVVMTTIVSSQREILLDPVGNNVWSGSTIQGLNSQAITWALAKDMYGVSSRYFIVPLCLVIGLALPLVHWGLGKVIPRLRKLPLNTAIIVSYAGNPYYGNTSWIWSSIVVGLFSQFWLRRRLPEIYNKYNYLIGAAMDGGSQIIIFVLSFAVLGAAGKERPFPTWWGNPQGNPDHCL, via the exons ATGCCCAGATATGCGGAAGCTCCAGCAGATGGGAGTGAAGTCTCATCTGGCTCTCAATTGACAAAACGTGTCAATAAATCAGAAGAGCCGTATGAGACGGTCACTGAACAGAAGGCAACGGGTCACCCACGCGAAACGGATGGCGAAGATTCATTGGGATCTCGAGGTGACGACGATGTTTTGTACGTGAAGGGACATCCCGTCATCCGAAATGGTAATCGACTCT GCGCTGATGTATCTAAGTTTATTGTATCCGTCCGAGACGACGGAGACCCTTCTCTCACCTTTCGTTCTATCGTCCTAGGTTCGGTGTTCACTGCGCTTTCGAGCGTGATCACCATGCTCTATGTCTTCAAGCCATATCAAGCGCAAGTGTCTGCAGTCTTTCTGCAGC TGCTCGTCTATGTTTTTGGTGAAGCATGGGCGCGTCTTACTCCTCGCCCTGATCGGTTCaaatggaaatggctgcagACAGTACTCACATTTCTTAACTTCGGTCAGCGCTTTACCATCAAAGAGCATGTGGTAGCCGCCCTGATCGCGTCGTCTGGAAATAACGGCCTCAATGGTGTGGAGGTCTATGCCGTGGAACGACTGTTCTATAATAGAGGTGTATCCGCAACGACCGCGGTCCTGGGAACCTTTTCTATGGCCCTTTGTGGATTTGTCCTAGCAGGTATCATGCGGCCGCTCATTGTTTACCCTGGGGAGATGGTGTACTGGTCCACTTTACCCCAGGTGGTTCTCTATCAGAATCTTCATTTTGACCGGCGCGCCAACAAAGATCGGCTGACCAAGTTTGGCTGGGCCATGTTACTAACCGCTGTCTGGGAATTATTTCCCGCGTACATCATGACTTGGCTTTCGGGTTTTTCTATCTTCTGTCTCGCCTCCATGAACGCGCCAAAACACACTCGGACCATTTTCTCTACCATCTTTGGAGGCGCTTCGTCTAACGAAGGTATGGGCCTCTTCAACTTTTCGCTGGACTGGCAGTATATTCAGAGCACATACCTTTCGCTACCAATCAAGCAACAGCTGAACACTTGGATTGGTTACGTTATTCTGTATGCTGCTATACTCGGTCTATACTACAGCAATGCCTGGGATGCGAAGACCTTCCCGTTCATGTCCACGTCTCTTTTCCAGAGCAATGGCACACAGTTCTCAACGTCATCCGTCATAAATAGTCAGGGAACCATTGATTTCACAAAGCTCGAGGAAACAGGCCTACCTTCTTTGACTTCAGCCACCGTCTGGGGATACCTTACCCAGAACCTGGCCATCGGAGCTTTAATTACCCatgttttcattttctaCGGCAAGGATATGGTGCTCGCGTGGAAGCAGTCACGTAGCAAGACTCAACCGGATCCACACTATCAGGCGATGCTGAAGTATAAGGAAGTCCCGATGTGGTGGTACCTGGTTCTGTTCATCCTGGCCTTTGTCGCCGGACTGATTGTCAACATCAAAGGCGAAACCACTCTCCCAGTCTGGGGCTACAtcgtttctcttcttctcggtgCCTTCATTGCGCCCTTCTCCTGTGTCCTCTACGGTCTCTACGGAACCGGAGTGTCCACCAACCAGCTGTCCAAGATGGTGGCAGGTGCCCTTCACCCTGGCCGCCCCCTGGCCAATCTCTATTTCGCCAGCTGGTCCCACCAATGCATCCTTCTCTCCGTCAACCTAGCCAACTGGCTCAAAGTCGGACAATACACCAAAGTTCCCCACCGCGTCATGTTTGCCACCCAAATCTACGGCACCCTCCTCGGCGCAGCCTTAAACTACGTCGTCATGACCACGATTGTGAGCTCCCAACGAGAGATCCTCCTCGATCCCGTCGGAAACAACGTCTGGAGCGGCTCAACCATACAAGGCTTAAATTCCCAGGCGATCACGTGGGCCCTCGCAAAGGACATGTACGGCGTTAGCAGCCGCTATTTCATCGTGCCCCTCTGTCTAGTCATCGGCCTCGCCTTGCCCCTCGTGCACTGGGGTCTGGGGAAAGTGATCCCCCGTCTTCGAAAGCTACCGCTCAACACAGCGATTATTGTTTCGTACGCCGGTAATCCGTACTATGGAAATACGTCGTGGATTTGGTCGTCGATTGTCGTCGGCCTTTTCTCGCAGTTCTGGCTCAGACGTCGCCTGCCGGAGATCTATAACAAGTATAATTATCTGATTGGGGCTGCGATGGATGGAGGTTCGCAGATTATTATCTTTGTTCTTTCGTTTGCGGTCCTTGGAGCTGCTGGTAAGGAACGGCCATTTCCTACGTGGTGGGGAAATCCTCAGGGTAATCCGGATCATTGTTTGTAA
- a CDS encoding uncharacterized protein (predicted protein), protein MSAESLNSQSAYHTDDAQCQMSKTPHAPVGDAAWSIASRRPALPTVAPGLGAPVQQQKVLDCLKVLGKYVDGNSTNGRWQTSPTFMASLQNSDWLAQITTVAILLKGGQVQTGFQLLGGCFDTYKTNLKAESPLLTSETFMAAFQLMSISPGLGWSFLKYTCQLSGIVLEKSHPLFQLLSKYLTLDSEAFANCSDLFLGCFLDLMKQHLSGWDDSHRDALLLTTGRMFLLSLTTFSQYQEFRRMSRSDEAMPLLGHQHVLQCDSGELPPAATRSETLSLYPLHPAQIKVMKQEPGGIDYLSFEML, encoded by the exons ATGTCTGCTGAGTCATTGAATTCACAGAGCGC GTATCATACAGACGATGCCCAGTGCCAGATGAGCAAGACACCACATGCACCCGTAGGCGACGCTGCTTGGTCCATAGCCTCCCGACGACCTGCGCTGCCGACTGTGGCACCAGGTCTTGGAGCACCAGTTCAGCAGCAGAAAGTACTGGACTGTCTTAAGGTTCTGGGCAAGTATGTCGATGGAAACTCAACCAACGGGCGGTGGCAGACATCACCTACATTCATGGCCTCACTTCAGAACAGCGACTGGCTGGCACAGATCACCACAGTAGCAATTCTTCTGAAAGGCGGACAGGTGCAGACAGGCTTTCAACTCCTCGGCGGCTGCTTTGATACGTACAAAACCAATCTAAAGGCTGAAAGCCCCTTGCTCACCTCTGAGACTTTTATGGCCGCTTTCCAACTTATGAGCATCTCACCTGGCTTGGGATGGTCATTCCTAAAGTACACCTGCCAGCTGAGCGGCATCGTTCTAGAAAAGTCGCACCCATTATTTCAACTACTATCAAAATATCTAACCTTGGATAGCGAAGCATTCGCCAACTGTAGCGACCTATTCCTGGGTTGCTTCCTCGACCTGATGAAGCAACATCTCTCCGGCTGGGACGATTCCCACCGCGACGCACTGTTACTGACAACCGGTCGCATGTTCTTGCTCAGCCTCACCACGTTCTCACAATATCAAGAATTCAGACGGATGTCCAGGAGCGACGAGGCAATGCCATTATTAGGCCATCAGCACGTGCTACAATGCGACAGTGGTGAGTTGCCACCCGCGGCTACGCGATCAGAGACACTTTCGCTCTATCCCCTTCATCCAGCACAAATCAAGGTGATGAAGCAGGAGCCAGGAGGAATCGATTACCTGTCTTTCGAGATGCTTTGA
- a CDS encoding rRNA 2'-O-methyltransferase fibrillarin-like protein (predicted protein) → MEFKQSFLEDLILTYNQADEIRVYEDRVKHVKHFREFFEQLNRRFQTAQNPSPRKAVNAEVIQVAEGAVFLSPVIETAEVQRMINSHNDAVRNRSANGTKSPYGPLCIKRTIFYTGYLISNVDSSRLISQTLNPMLPSGLAESNDLKYMANSILITPRPAPRSILDKVGGLGKKLKWKVTGTAVFEHRVWAARLTPVPATEKYYTENPQPVVVLAVRKGARPIDAGKIQNWHPVSADKAFTFETVVGEKMVLRVEEQNPHEGEWESQFLNKNHKRRHQQDRDEDTSYHGQEGSSSGRPATYNPRHGGRHHDDGPRRGGSYRGRGRGSGPRGRGHPNRGGQRGRGRGRDAGPPQGYRSLDDHTGYDGPYEEKPGPGNGGPVMNY, encoded by the exons ATGGAGTTCAAGCAATCTTTTCTTGAAGACCTCATTCTCACATATAACCAGGCCGATGAAATACGTGTTTACGAGGACCGTGTGAAACA TGTCAAACACTTCCGAGAGTTCTTTGAACAGCTGAACCGGAGGTTTCAGACTGCGCAGAACCCCTCTCCCCGAAAAGCAGTTAATGCGGAAGTGATACAGGTAGCGGAAGGAGCTGTATTTCTGTCGCCAGTGATTGAAACAGCCGAAGTACAACGTATGATCAATTCTCACAACGATGCTGTCCGCAACCGGTCAGCCAATGGAACAAAGTCGCCGTATGGCCCACTGTGCATTAAGCGCACCATCTTCTACACCGGGTACCTCATATCCAATGTGGACTCCAGTCGTTTGATCAGTCAAACACTGAACCCAATGCTGCCCTCGGGGCTTGCTGAATCTAATGACCTTAAGTACATGGCTAACAGTATACTAATCACGCCTCGCCCTGCGCCTCGGTCAATTCTAGACAAGGTTGGCGGTCttggcaagaagctcaagtGGAAGGTTACCGGCACTGCAGTCTTTGAACATAGAGTCTGGGCTGCTCGGTTAACCCCCGTCCCAGCAACAGAGAAGTATTACACAGAAAACCCACAGCCCGTGGTAGTCTTAGCGGTGCGCAAAGGTGCCCGTCCTATTGACGCTGGCAAAATACAAAACTGGCATCCTGTGTCTGCTGATAAAGCTTTCACCTTCGAAACAGTCGTTGGCGAGAAAATGGTTTTGCGTGTTGAAGAACAAAATCCCCATGAAGGAGAGTGGGAAAGTCAGTTTTTGAATAAGAATCACAAGAGACGTCACCAGCAAGATCGTGACGAAGACACTTCATaccatggccaagaaggctcGTCATCAGGAAGGCCAGCAACCTATAACCCACGGCATGGTGGCCGCCATCATGACGACGGACCTCGCCGTGGCGGATCATATCGTGGACGTGGACGTGGGTCCGGTCCCAGAGGCAGAGGCCACCCAAACCGAGGCGGGCAACGTGGGAGAGGCCGTGGGCGCGATGCTGGACCTCCGCAAGGCTACAGATCGTTAGACGATCATACTGGATATGATGGACCGTATGAAGAAAAGCCCGGGCCTGGCAATGGTGGCCCTGTGATGAACTATTAG
- the sld2 gene encoding protein sld2 (predicted protein), translated as MASLDVSDIAAQSAQLRAELKEWERAFAAANEGRKAERSDIKQAPEIAAKYKEYSRLKSLEKSVRYEKKHNPNSVNLEERPKKRKHASPPGSHEARLESTPRKAAKGPFTTPSKPRGHPSEFDPYDSPSALRRLFSPSTHQQSSSPLKTAIGPTPQRDGKALGLFDLLSESGGSTATPTAARLASVRGAAAQTPSKRKTLDTIAEEEEEEDGPRGDRTPASASKSYMLSALFATPTTWRYATMMDNRNDAIRREPSPQPSANDAGQGAPESETPAFLRRSNSARYAASNPNGEGLSPINVRKRPRFVGKGLSALVQGLRDMEEEHLDNELDVLREIEAEQAGMNTEATDSQAVEQDTVPTFKKKGQKRTTRRVRMKPVISKPKCESQLPASEDEDNTDNVDQSDDELAAVPETQQPGASGDETNGVPDAASLHSISEPELDSDSDYEEQSKPPARSKSFSERIRDAIGVVEPPPAEKQEKPQPKVKEKQTKPRERKVNPEAHANYRSLKLRNKNSKGRGAGRFGRRR; from the exons ATGGCGAGTCTCGACGTCTCCGATATCGCGGCGCAGTCAGCGCAGCTCCGTGCAGAACTAAAGGAGTGGGAAAGAGCTTTTGCCGCCGCAAATGAGGGGAGAAAAGCGGAACGGAGTGATATCAAGCAAGCGCCTGAGATTG CGGCCAAGTATAAGGAATACTCTCGATTGAAATCGCTAGAGAAATCAGTGCGATACGAGAAGAAACACAACCCCAACTCTGTTAACTTAGAAGAACGTCCCAAGAAACGCAAGCATGCATCACCCCCTGGATCCCATGAGGCCCGCCTTGAATCGACGCCGCGCAAAGCGGCAAAAGGACCTTTCACAACCCCCTCTAAGCCACGCGGGCATCCATCTGAATTCGACCCTTACGATTCTCCGTCAGCGCTGCGCAGGCTTTTCAGTCCATCTACGCATCAACAGTCCTCGTCGCCGTTGAAGACAGCTATCGGACCCACCCCACAGAGAGACGGGAAGGCATTGGGTCTCTTTGACCTATTATCCGAATCGGGCGGGAGTACAGCAACACCCACGGCGGCAAGGCTGGCTAGTGTACGTGGAGCAGCGGCGCAAACACCGTCGAAGAGGAAAACACTAGATACCattgcggaggaggaagaggaggaagacggtCCTCGCGGTGACCGGACCCCTGCTTCCGCAAGCAAGAGTTATATGCTTTCGGCGTTATTTGCGACACCCACAACATGGCGTTACGCTACCATGATGGACAATCGAAACGATGCTATTCGTCGTGAGCCTTCACCTCAGCCAAGCGCTAACGACGCTGGTCAAGGAGCCCCAGAGTCAGAGACTCCAGCATTTTTGCGACGATCCAACTCAGCACGCTACGCTGCTTCAAACCCTAATGGCGAAGGTCTGAGCCCAATCAATGTACGAAAGCGACCCCGGTTTGTAGGCAAAGGACTGTCTGCTTTGGTACAAGGACTACGagacatggaagaagaacaccTAGATAATGAGTTGGATGTACTCCGCGAGATagaagcagaacaagctGGCATGAACACTGAAGCGACTGATAGTCAGGCTGTCGAGCAGGACACAGTACCAAcgttcaagaagaagggtcaAAAACGAACGACACGCAGGGTTCGCATGAAGCCGGTTATCTCCAAGCCAAAATGCGAGTCACAGTTACCAGCgtcagaggatgaagacaacACAGATAATGTGGATCAAAGTGATGACGAGCTGGCGGCGGTGCCAGAGACCCAACAGCCGGGTGCCAGTGGCGACGAAACCAATGGTGTTCCAGATGCTGCTTCGCTGCATTCAATATCAGAGCCGGAGCTTGATTCTGACTCAGATTATGAGGAGCAATCTAAACCCCCGGCGAGAAGCAAAAGCTTCTCAGAAAGGATAAGGGATGCTATTGGGGTTGTAGAGCCGCCACCGGCAGAGAAGCAGGAGAAACCCCAGCCTaaagtgaaagagaaacagacTAAGCCTCGCGAGAGGAAGGTCAATCCCGAGGCACATGCTAATTACCGGTCACTGAAACTTAGAAATAAGAATTCAAAAGGCAGAGGCGCAGGGCGCTTCGGTAGGAGACGATAA